The Pseudomonas graminis region GATGTGGCGGCGGGCGGCATGGTGCAGGCTGATGAGAGCTACGAGCTGTCGGCGGCGCGCGAGCTCGAAGAAGAACTGGGCGTCTCTGGCGTACCGCTTACCCCTCACGAATGTTTCTTCTTTGATCAGCCGGACAACCGACTGTGGTGCGCGGTGTTCTCGGCGGTCTGGGACGGACCGTTGAAACTGCAACCGGAAGAAGTGCTGGAAGCGCGCTTTCTCAGCATCAGCCAAGTGATGCGCGAAACCACCGAAAAGCCTTACTGCCCTGACTCGCTGGCCGCCTTCAAGCGCTATTTGGAAGGCGTCGCAAATGTCCCGTAAATTGGCGCATATTTGCACTTAGCATCTGCGACATTTGCCGTTACACTGCGCGACTTTTCACGCCGGACCGCCCTTGCGATCCGGTTGCGCTGCCCCTGCCTGAGTGGGGCTTCGCGGTCGGCTCCCGTCGGCCAGACTTCGCTCCTCAACAAGAGGATTGCCGGTGGCCAAAAAAGCCGCATCCTTCGCCGCCCTCGGTGGCCTGGTATTTTCAACCGACGCCGGTCGGCATTGTCCCGACTGCCGTCAGCCCGTCGACGCCTGCACCTGCAAACGCACGCTCATCCCGGAAGGTGATGGCATCGCTCGCGTGCGCCGTGAAAGCAAAGGCCGTGGCGGCAAGACCGTCACGACTGTCACCGGCGTTCCGCTGGCTGAAGACGCGCTCAAGGACCTGGCTAAGACCCTCAAGCAACGTTGCGGAACCGGCGGCGCGCTGAAGGATGGCGTGATCGAAATCCAGGGTGACCACGTCGAAACGCTGTTGGCCGAGTTGGTCAAGCAGGGTTTCAAGGCGAAAAAGTCAGGCGGTTGAGCCATCGGGTTCAAGCCCGTTTATTTTTGTCGTCGGTCTGGCCGCAGTCATCCCTGCAAACTCTGCTGCGCAATGCGGGTCTATTGCCCCACAGCGAGCAGGCGCCAAACCGTCATTTCCACGCTCTACACTGCGCCCAGCCGGTCAGGCCGGGGCTTTATGACTTTTCTATAGGGGACTTTGATGTCCGTACGACGCACACGCAAAGACGATGGCAGCCAATGGACCGTGGCAGACAGCCGCAGTGTCTACGGGATCCGTCATTGGGGGGCCGGTTATTTCGCAATCAATGAGGCCGGCCGCGTTGAAGTTCGCCCCAACGGGCCGACCAGCTCGCCCATCGATCTTTACGAGCAGGTCGATCAGCTGCGCAAGAGCGGCTTGTCCCTGCCATTGCTGGTGCGTTTCCCAGACATTCTGCAGGACCGGGTGCGCCAACTGACCGGTGCGTTCGACGAAAACATCGCCCGCCTGGAATACCAGAGCAAATACACCGCGCTGTACCCGATCAAGGTCAACCAGCAAGAGGCGGTGGTGGAAAACATCATCGCCACGCAAAACGTTTCCATCGGCCTCGAAGCCGGCTCCAAGCCTGAGCTGATGGCCGTGCTGGCCCTGGCGCCGAAGGGCGGCACCATCGTCTGCAACGGCTACAAGGACCGCGAGTTCATCCGTTTGGCCTTGATGGGTCAGAAGCTGGGCCACAACGTCTTTATCGTCATCGAGAAAGAATCCGAAGTCGAACTGGTCATCGAAGAAGCCGCCGAGCTGAAGGTCGCGCCGCAAGTGGGTCTTCGCGTACGCCTGTCGTCCCTGGCTTCCAGCAAGTGGGCGGACACCGGTGGCGAGAAGTCCAAGTTCGGGCTGTCGGCCGCTCAATTGCTGTCCGTCGTCGACCGCTTCACCAAGGCAGGGCTCGATCAGGGCATTCGTCTGCTGCACTTCCACATGGGTTCGCAGATCGCCAACCTGGCCGACTACCAGCATGGTTTCAAGGAAGCGATTCGTTACTACGGCGAGCTGCGCAACCTTGGCCTGCCGGTGGACCACATCGACGTGGGCGGCGGTCTGGGTGTCGACTACGACGGCACGCATTCGCGCAACGCCAGTTCGATCAACTACGACATGGACGATTACGCCGGTGTCGTGGTCGGGATGCTCAAGGAGTTCTGCGACGCGCAGGGCCTGCCGCATCCGCACATATTTTCGGAAAGCGGCCGCTCGCTGACCGCGCACCACGCCATGCTGGTGATCCAGGTGACGGACGTCGAGCGTCATAACGACGAAGTGCCGGAAATCACCGACAAGGAAAGCCTGCCGGAAACCCTGCAGTGGCTGATCGATCTGCTCGGCCCGACCGACATCGAAATGGTCACCGAGACCTACTGGCGCGCCACGCACTACATGAGTGACATCGCTACACAGTATTCCGATGGCAAGATCACCCTGGCGCAAAAGGCCCTGGGCGAGCAGTGCTACTTCGCGGTGTGCCGCCGTTTGCACAACTCGCTGAAAGCCCGTCAGCGCTCTCATCGTCAGGTGCTCGACGAACTCAACGACAAGCTGGCCGACAAGTACATCTGCAACTTCTCGGTGTTCCAGAGCCTGCCGGACACCTGGGCGATTGATCAGGTGCTGCCGATCATTCCGCTGCATCGTCTGGACGAAGAGCCGCTGCGTCGCGCCGTGCTGCAAGACCTGACCTGCGACTCCGACGGCAAGATCAATCAGTACGTCGACGAGCAGAGCATCGAGACCAGCCTGCCGGTTCACGCATTGAAGGAAGGCGAGGATTACTTGCTGGGCGTGTTCCTGGTCGGCGCCTATCAGGAAATTCTGGGCGACATGCACAACCTGTTTGGTGACACCGACTCGGTGAATATCTATCAGAACCAGGATGGCAGCGCGTATTCGGCAGGGATCGAAACCCACGACACCATCGAAGACATGCTGCGCTACGTGCACTTGTCGCCGGAAGAACTGATGACCCATTACCGGGACAAAGTCGCTAGCGCCAAGATCACCCCGCGCGAGCGCACCCAGTTTCTGGACGCCTTGCGTCTGGGCCTGACACGGTCGTCCTACCTGTCGTCGTGATGATGTAGCGACTCCCAAAAACGGGCCCTTGTGGCCCGTTTTCGTTGTCTGCAAAGCAACGCGTCCTCCACTGTTTCGGGAGCATGAACGATGATCAAACTGGCGCTCAAACCAGTGTTCTCCGCCTGGCTGATGACCTTGTTGATGGCCTGCTCGCCGTTGAAGGTGCTCAACGCGTTTAACCCGGGCGACACGTTCAACAGAACGTCCGATCTGGCTTACGGCCCGGACCCGCGCAATAAACTCGACATCTACACGCCCAAAGATGCAGCGCCGGACGCGCCCGTCGTCGTGTTTTTCTATGGCGGCAGCTGGATCAGCGGATCGCGGGGTGATTACGCCTTCGTCGGTGAGGCGCTGGCGTCCCGGGGCATCGTTGCGGTACTTGCCGATTACCGTTTGTACCCGCAAGTGCACTACCAGGAGCTGCTGCGGGACAGTGCCCAGGCGGTGGGCTGGACCCACGCGCACATTCGTCAGTTCGGCGGTGATCCGGCAAAGTTGTACGTGATGGGCCACAGTGCCGGGGCTTACAACGCGGCGATGCTGGCCCTGGATCCGCAGTGGCTGGCGGCGGCGGGCACGACACCTTCCATCATCAAGGGCTGGATCGGTCTGGCCGGACCCTATGATTTTCTGCCCATCGAAGATCCGGAAGTGATGCCAGTGTTTTACTTCCCGAACTCACCACCCGACTCCCAGCCCATCAACCATGTCAGCGCAGCGTCACCGCCGGCGTTGCTGATCGCTTCCGTGGAAGACACAGAAGTAAACCCACAACGCAACACGGGGGGCATGGCCAGTCGTTTGCGCGCTCAAGGCGTGTCAGTGCGCGAGGTGTATTTCTCTCGCACAAGTCACCGCACGCTGGTGGGTGCACTTGCCCGCCCGTTACGCAGCCTGGCGCCGGTGCTGGAGGAGGTCGCAGCCTTTATCCACGCCCAGGATCAGGCGCAGGTGTCGAGCGTCTCGGTCAGCCATTGAACCAGGCGCCGCTGCGGTTGAGCTTCAACGCCAGATACCCCAGCGTCAGCGCCCTTAATGCCATGAACAGCAAAAACGCCAGCCACAGACCATGATTGCCGAACCCGTTTGCCAGCCAGGCGAACGGTGCGGTGATCAATGCCGTGACGACCATCGCGTTGCGCATCTCGCGGGCACGGGTGGCGCCGATGAACAGGCCGTCGAGCAAGTAACTCCAGACCGCTACAAAGGGCAGCACGGCAAGATAGGGCAGATAAACGAAGGCGATGTCGCGCACTGCGGTGATGTCGGTTTGCATCTCGATGAACAGGTGCCCGCCGAGCAGGAACAGCCCCACAAACGCGACGCTGCAAATCAGCGACCAGCCTCCGGAGACATTCAACGAGCGCCGCAGCGCGTCGCGATCCCGTGCGCCGATGGCGTGCCCGCAGAGGGCTTCGACGGCATGGGCCAGTCCGTCCAGCGCGTGGGCCATCAGCAGCAGCCCATTAAGCAGCAGCGCATTGGCGGCCACAGTGGCATCGCCCAGTCGCGCGCCTTGCACCGTGATCAAAAAGAACACCGATTGCAGGATCAGGCTGCGAATGAAGATATCGCGATTGACCGTGAGCAGCGGTCGCCAGCTCTGCCAGCGCTTGAGGGCAGATAACGCCAAGTGCCCCGGATACGCGCGCAGACCTCTGTGGGTGAGGGCGAGGCCAAGCAGTGCGCCGGTCCATTCGGCGATGACCGATGCCCGCGCGCTGCCCACCACGCCCCAGTCCAGGCCCATGACGAACCACAGGTTCAGCGCGATGTTGACGAGGTTGGTGGTCAGCAGAATCGCCAGCGGCGCCCGGGCGTTTTGCAGCCCGAGGAACCAGCCCACCAGCGCGTAACTTGCCAGCGCAGCAGGCAACCCGAACAAGCGGGTATGGAAAAAGTCGCGGGTCAGGTCGTTGAGATCCTCCGAAGGCTGCATCATTTCCAGCGCCAGGTGCTGGAAGGGCAGGCCGATCAACCCGAGCAGCACCGAAAACCCCATCGCCAGCAGCAAGCCCTGCAGTAACACCTGACGCAGCGCCGCGCCGTCGTCGCGCCCGGCGGCCTGGGCGGCAAACCCGGTCGTGCCCATGCGCAGGAAACCCATGGCCCAGGCGAGAAAGCTGTACAGCGTGCCGCCGACCGCGACAGCGCCGAGCTGGTGGGCGTGGGGCAAATGGCCGATGACCGTGCTGTCCACCAGTGAAACCAGCGGCACGGAGATATTCGACAGGATCATCGGCGCCGCCAGCGCCCACACTTGCCGATGCGTCGCACGCTGACGCCAGTCGTTGAAAAAGTTGGACATGAAGGCTCCCGGGCAAGCGCGCGAGTGTAGCGAGAACAAACGCACAAACCCACGGTCTATCTGCGCGCCGCGCTTTACGATTGTCAAAGCGGTGCTATAACTTCTGCTCCCTCATCGCTGCCGTCCAAATGAGTGCCTCATGCTAAACAAAGGATTGTTCCTGGCCTGCGCGCTGTTACTGCTCAGTGCCTGCGATTCCTCTTCCTCCGAAAAACCCGCCCCTGTTCCCGCTTCGCCGGTTGCTACAGCTGCGCAACCGGGCCCCGCCGATGCCAAGCCGAAGCCTGCGGTGGACATTCCCGCGTTGAGCAAGCGTTACGCCGGGCGCGAGTTGACGGTGGTGGACGTCTCCGAAGTTCAGCTCGATGGCGCCAGCACGCTGTCGTTGAGCTTTTCGGTGCCGTTGAACCCTGATCAGAAATTCGCTGAAAACGTGCATCTGGTCGACAGCAAGGACGGCAAGGTGGATGGGGCCTGGGAGCTGTCGGACAACCTCATGGAGCTGCGTCTTCGTCACCTCGAGCCCAAGCGCAAGCTGGTGCTGACCATCGACCCGGGTCTGGTGGCGGTGAACAACAACACCTTGGCAGCCGAGTATTCCGCGCGGATCGAAACGGCTGACCTGCAAGCGACCGTGGGATTCGCCAGTCGCGGCAGCCTGCTGCCGACCCGGCTCGCTGAAGGCCTGCCGGTGATTGCCCTCAACGTCGATAAAGTCGACGTCGAATTCTTCCGCATCAAGCCTGAGTCATTGCCGGCGTTTCTTGGTTCATGGGAAGGCTCGTCCAGTCTGGAGAGTTACCAATCCAAAGAATTGTTGCCCCTGGCCGATCTGGTCTACCGCGGCCGTTTCGACCTGAATCCTGCGCGCAACACCCGCGAGACCGTGCTGCTGCCGATCTCAGGCCTCAAGCCGCTGCAACAGCCGGGCGTTTATCTCGCCGTGATGCGCGCCTCCGGGACCTACAACTACACCCAGCCAGCCACGTTGTTCACCCTCAGCGACATCGGTCTGTCGGCGCACCGTTACGCCAATCGTCTGGACGTGTTCACCCAGGCGCTGGAAGGCGGCAAAGCCCTGAGCGGCGTCGACGTCGAGCTGTATGACGAGAAGGGCCGTGTGATCGGGCAGGGCAAAACCGACAACGCCGGCCACGCCGAGCTGCCATTGCCGGCCAAGGCTGAAGTGCTGCTGGCCCATCAGGGTGAGCAGACCAGCATGCTGCGCCTGAACAGCGCCGCGCTGGATCTGGCCGAATTCGACATCACCGGCCCTAAGGCCCACCCGCTGCAATTCTTTATTTTCGGCCCGCGCGATCTCTATCGCCCGGGCGAAGTGGTGCTGCTCAACGGTTTGCTGCGTGACAGCGACGGTAAGAGCGTGAAGCCTCAGCCGATCACCGTGGAAGTGCGCCGACCGGATGAGCAGGTCAGTCGCAAGTTCGTGTGGGACGCTGACGCCACCGGGCTGTATCAATATCAATTGCAGCTGTCGGAAGAAGCGCCGACGGGTCGCTGGCAACTGGTGTTTGATCTGGGTGACGGCAAGCCGCAGCTGTATGAATTCCAGGTCGAAGACTTCCTGCCAGAACGCATGGCCCTGGAGCTCAAGGGTAGCGACACCCCGCTGGCGCCCGATGCGCCGTTCGATGTGGCGATTACCGGTCGTTACCTCTACGGCGCACCCGCGTCGGGCAATCGCCTGAACGGTCAGTTGTATGTGCGTCCGCTGCGGGAAGCCGTACCCGGTCTGCCGGGTTATCAGTTTGGTTCGGTGACCGAGGAGGACCTCAAGCAGGACCTGGAAATCGAAGACAGCACGCTCGATGCCAACGGCAAGCTGGACCTGAGCATCGACAGCCAATGGGCCAAGGCCCGTTCACCGCTTGAGCTGGTGCTGCAAGCCAGTTTGCAGGAGTCGGGTGGGCGTCCGATCACGCGGCGTCTGACCCAACCGGTCTGGCCCGCCGATGCCATGCCGGGCCTGCGCGGTTTGTTCGACGGCGAAGCCACCGACGGCGACGGCCCGGTTGAATTTGAAGTGCTGATGGCCGACGCCCAAGGCCACAAGCTGGCCGCCGACAACCTCAAGGTGCGGCTGGTGCGCGAGCGCCGCGATTACTACTGGAACTACTCCGACAGCGATGGCTGGAGCTATCACTTCAACGAGAAGTTTCTCAACCTCTCCGAAGAAACCCTCAGCGTGAAGAAGGACTCGACGGCGAAAATCAGCTTCCCGGTGGAGTGGGGCCCTTATCGCGTCGAAGTCGAGGATCCGGCCACCGGCCTGATCAGCAGCGTGCGTTTCTGGGCTGGTTACCGCTGGCAGGACAATGCCGAAGGCGGCGCCGTGCGTCCCGATCAGGTCAAGCTGGCGCTGGACAAACCGGCCTATGCCGACGGCGACACCGCGAAAGTGACGGTCACGCCGCCGTCGGCGGGCAAGGGCTATCTGTTGGTGGAATCGAGCGAAGGGCCGCTGTGGTGGCAAGAGATCGATGTCCCCGCCGAAGGCAAAACCTACGACATCCCGATGGACAAGAAGTGGGCGCGGCATGACCTCTACGTCAGCGCGCTGGTGATTCGTCCGGGTGAACGCAAAGCCAACGTCACGCCGAAACGCGCCGTGGGCGTGCTGCACCTGCCGCTGGACCGCTCGCAGCGCAAGCTGGCGCTGACCGTCACGGCACCCGAAAAAATGCGGCCCAAGCAGCCGCTCAAACTGAAGGTCAATGCGAAGAACGCCGACGGTACGATCCCCAAGAGCGTGCATGTGCTGGTGGCTGCGGTGGACGTGGGCATTCTCAATATCACCGAGTACGCCACGCCGGATCCGTTCGCGGCGATGTTCGGGCGCAAGGAGTACGGCGCCGATCAACTGGACATCTACGGGCAGTTGATCGAGGCCGGGCGTAATCGTCTCGCCAGCCTGGCCTTCGGCGGTGACGCGGCGCTGGCCAAAGGCGGCAAGCGCCCGGAAACCAGCGTCACCATCGTCGCCCTGCAAAGCGCGCCGGTGACCCTGAACGAGCAGGGCGACGCGGAAGTGAGCGTCGATATCCCGGATTTCAACGGTGAGCTGCGGATCATGGCCCAGGCCTGGACTGACGAGCGCTACGGCATGGCGGAAGCCAAAACCGTGGTGGCGGCACCGCTGATCGCCGAGCTGTCGGCACCTAGATTCCTAGCGGGCGGCGACCAGACCAAGGTGGCGCTGGACCTGTCGAACCTGTCCGGCAAGGCGCAGAAGCTCAACGTGCAAGTCGTGGCTGAAGGGCAACTGAGTCTGGCTGAAGGCGAGAGCGCCAAAGCCATCAGCCTGAATCAGGGGCAACGCACCACGTTGCAGATTCCGGTCAAGGCGCTTGGCGGTTTTGGTCAGGGCGCCATCCGGGTCACGGTCAACGGCCTGGACCTGCCGGGCGAGAACCTGCCGGCGTTCAGCCGCGAATGGACTATCGGCGTGCGCCCTGCGTACCCGGCGATGCTCAAGCAATACCGCGCGGTGCTCAAGGATCAGGCATGGAGCCTGCCGGAGGGCGCCCTTGAGGCATTCGAGCCAGCGGGGCGCGAGGCGCTGCTGTCGGTGTCGAGCCGTCCGCCGCTCAACCTCGGCGAACAGATTCGCGCGCTCAAAGCCTATCCCTACGGTTGCCTGGAGCAGACCACCAGCGGCTTGTACCCGTCGCTGTACGCTGACGCCGCGACGCTCAAGCGTCTGGGCCTGCAAGGCGAGTCAGATGCCGAGCGCAAGCGCAAGATCGAACTGGGCATCGAGCGACTGATCGGCATGCAGCGTTACAACGGCAGCTTCGGCCTGTGGGCGGCGGACGGCGAAGAGGAATACTGGCTGACCGCGTACGTCACCGACTTCCTCCTGCGCGCCCGCGACCAAGGCTTTGCCGTGCCGCCGGATGCGCTGAAGAAAGCCAACGAGCGGCTGCTGCGTTACTTGCAGGAGCGCAATCAGATCGAGGTCAACTACAGCGAAAACGCCGACCACACCCGCTTCGCCGTACAGGCCTACGCCGGTCTGGTGTTGTCGCGCAGTCAGCAGGCGCCGTTGGGTGCGTTGCGCAGCCTCTTCGAGCGCCGCAGCGATGCGCGATCGGGTCTGCCGCTGGTGCAACTGTCCATCGCGCTGGAGAAAATGGGCGACAACCCCCGCGCCGATCAAGCGCTGCTCGCCGGGCTGGCAGCCGGGCGCAAGGCCAACGACTGGCTCGCCGATTACGGCAGCCCGTTGCGTGATCAGGCGTTGATTCTGTCACTGCTGGAAGAAAACAAACTGGCACCGGAGAAGGTCGAAGAGCGGCTGTTTACGCTGTCTGATCAGGTCGCGGCGAACCGCTATCTGTCGACCCAAGAGCGCAATTCCCTGTTCCTTGCCGGTCGCGATCTGCTCGGCAAGCCTGAAGCCAAATGGGCGGCGACCTTGACCAGCGGCAGCAACAATCGCGAACTGAGCAACGATCAGCCGGGCGTCAAACTCGACAGTTCAGTGCTGGCCGCACCGTTGACGGTGCAGAACACCGGTGGCGACACGCTGTATCAGCAGATGACGATTTCCGGCTATCCGTCCCAGCCGCCTGCGGCCGGGGGCGAGAACCTGTCGATCAGCCGTGATTACTTGGGCATGGACGGCGCAGCGCTGAACCTCAATGGGCTGAAAAGCGGCGAACTGGTCCTGGTGCATCTTGAGATCAAGGCCAAGGAGCGCGTGCCGGATGCATTGGTGGTGGACCTGCTGCCGGCCGGTCTGGAGATCGAAAACCAGAATCTGGCGCAGAGTTCGGCCAGTTTGGAGGACGCCAGCGAGTCGGTGAAACAGTGGCGCGAATCGATGGAAAACGCTGGCGTGAAGCATCAGGAATTCCGTGGCGATCGCTATGTGGCGGCGGTGGATCTGGAGGGTTTCAACACGGTGCACCTGCTATATCTGGCGCGGGCTGTGACGCCGGGCGTGTACCGCGTGCCGCCGCCGCAAGTGGAGTCGATGTATCGCTCGAACTGGCAGGCTTTGGGCGAAGCGCCGGCGCAGTTGGTGGTGAAGGGCAAGAAATAGGGAAAAGTGATCGCGCTGATGATCGCTCCCACGCTCTGCGTGGTAGCACTTCGGTCGACGCTCTGCGTCAGATGACGCGGAGCGTCTTGGGCTGCGTGCCCACGCGGAGCGTGGGAACGATCAGCGCCGCTCGGGAACGATCGGCATCAAGCGATCAATGAATGATCCAGCTCAGCAGCCACAACCCCAGAAACAGCCAGATGATCCCCATGATGATCGAGGCGCGCATGAAGGCGCGGATCGCTGAATACAGCAGCATCAACCCGACGATCAGGGCCACGATGCTGACGATTGAAGTGTCCATGCCCAGCGTGCGCGACAGGCCATCAACGAAATTGCCGCCCGCGTGAGTGAACATGTTGAACAACCAGCTTAAGCCGTCGACGACGAAGCGGATCACGGCGCCAATCACTTGGCCGAGCCATTCGAAAACGCTTTCTACCTGCATATCTGCTTCCTGATGAGGGGCGTGGACCAAAAACGGCATTGCTCGCTTTGGCTGTCGATTGTCCGGGCGAGTTCCCTGTCGGGTAAAGGCTTTCTGTGAAGATCACCCGATTATTGCCACGGCCGACCTCCTCGGGATTGTGGGAGCGAGCTTGCTCGCGAATGGGGCGACGCTTTGCCCGCGCGTGCGCTTGGCTACTCGGCAGCCTGCTCAGCGTGTGCCTGCTGCTCTGGCTCGCTGACCGGATCTGGCCGCTGCCCTTGCCCAAGGACGATCTGGCCCGCGTAGTGCTCGCTGAAGACGGCACGCCGTTGTGGCGATTTGCCGATGCCAATGGCGTCTGGCGCTACCCGGTGACGGTCGATCAGGTGTCGCCCTATTACCTCGAAGCGCTGCTGACCTACGAGGACCGCTGGTTCTATCAACATCCTGGCGTGAACCCCATGGCGCTGGCGCGCGCCGCCTGGCAAAACCTCAGCGGCGGCCACGTGGTGTCGGGGGGCAGCACGCTGTCGATGCAGGTGGCCCGATTGCTCGACCCGCATTCGCGCACGCTGGCGGGCAAACTTCGACAGCTCTGGCGCACCGCGCAGCTGGAATGGCACCTGTCCAAACAGGACATCCTCGTGCTGTACCTCA contains the following coding sequences:
- a CDS encoding NUDIX hydrolase; its protein translation is MNVSNQEAAHRAASDAELIAWVDRHDQVLGALPRAELRERGLIGRGTYILLFNSAGELCVHRRMLSKAIYPGYWDVAAGGMVQADESYELSAARELEEELGVSGVPLTPHECFFFDQPDNRLWCAVFSAVWDGPLKLQPEEVLEARFLSISQVMRETTEKPYCPDSLAAFKRYLEGVANVP
- a CDS encoding translation initiation factor Sui1, translated to MAKKAASFAALGGLVFSTDAGRHCPDCRQPVDACTCKRTLIPEGDGIARVRRESKGRGGKTVTTVTGVPLAEDALKDLAKTLKQRCGTGGALKDGVIEIQGDHVETLLAELVKQGFKAKKSGG
- the speA gene encoding arginine decarboxylase; translation: MSVRRTRKDDGSQWTVADSRSVYGIRHWGAGYFAINEAGRVEVRPNGPTSSPIDLYEQVDQLRKSGLSLPLLVRFPDILQDRVRQLTGAFDENIARLEYQSKYTALYPIKVNQQEAVVENIIATQNVSIGLEAGSKPELMAVLALAPKGGTIVCNGYKDREFIRLALMGQKLGHNVFIVIEKESEVELVIEEAAELKVAPQVGLRVRLSSLASSKWADTGGEKSKFGLSAAQLLSVVDRFTKAGLDQGIRLLHFHMGSQIANLADYQHGFKEAIRYYGELRNLGLPVDHIDVGGGLGVDYDGTHSRNASSINYDMDDYAGVVVGMLKEFCDAQGLPHPHIFSESGRSLTAHHAMLVIQVTDVERHNDEVPEITDKESLPETLQWLIDLLGPTDIEMVTETYWRATHYMSDIATQYSDGKITLAQKALGEQCYFAVCRRLHNSLKARQRSHRQVLDELNDKLADKYICNFSVFQSLPDTWAIDQVLPIIPLHRLDEEPLRRAVLQDLTCDSDGKINQYVDEQSIETSLPVHALKEGEDYLLGVFLVGAYQEILGDMHNLFGDTDSVNIYQNQDGSAYSAGIETHDTIEDMLRYVHLSPEELMTHYRDKVASAKITPRERTQFLDALRLGLTRSSYLSS
- a CDS encoding alpha/beta hydrolase; its protein translation is MIKLALKPVFSAWLMTLLMACSPLKVLNAFNPGDTFNRTSDLAYGPDPRNKLDIYTPKDAAPDAPVVVFFYGGSWISGSRGDYAFVGEALASRGIVAVLADYRLYPQVHYQELLRDSAQAVGWTHAHIRQFGGDPAKLYVMGHSAGAYNAAMLALDPQWLAAAGTTPSIIKGWIGLAGPYDFLPIEDPEVMPVFYFPNSPPDSQPINHVSAASPPALLIASVEDTEVNPQRNTGGMASRLRAQGVSVREVYFSRTSHRTLVGALARPLRSLAPVLEEVAAFIHAQDQAQVSSVSVSH
- a CDS encoding MATE family efflux transporter, which produces MSNFFNDWRQRATHRQVWALAAPMILSNISVPLVSLVDSTVIGHLPHAHQLGAVAVGGTLYSFLAWAMGFLRMGTTGFAAQAAGRDDGAALRQVLLQGLLLAMGFSVLLGLIGLPFQHLALEMMQPSEDLNDLTRDFFHTRLFGLPAALASYALVGWFLGLQNARAPLAILLTTNLVNIALNLWFVMGLDWGVVGSARASVIAEWTGALLGLALTHRGLRAYPGHLALSALKRWQSWRPLLTVNRDIFIRSLILQSVFFLITVQGARLGDATVAANALLLNGLLLMAHALDGLAHAVEALCGHAIGARDRDALRRSLNVSGGWSLICSVAFVGLFLLGGHLFIEMQTDITAVRDIAFVYLPYLAVLPFVAVWSYLLDGLFIGATRAREMRNAMVVTALITAPFAWLANGFGNHGLWLAFLLFMALRALTLGYLALKLNRSGAWFNG
- a CDS encoding alpha-2-macroglobulin family protein → MLNKGLFLACALLLLSACDSSSSEKPAPVPASPVATAAQPGPADAKPKPAVDIPALSKRYAGRELTVVDVSEVQLDGASTLSLSFSVPLNPDQKFAENVHLVDSKDGKVDGAWELSDNLMELRLRHLEPKRKLVLTIDPGLVAVNNNTLAAEYSARIETADLQATVGFASRGSLLPTRLAEGLPVIALNVDKVDVEFFRIKPESLPAFLGSWEGSSSLESYQSKELLPLADLVYRGRFDLNPARNTRETVLLPISGLKPLQQPGVYLAVMRASGTYNYTQPATLFTLSDIGLSAHRYANRLDVFTQALEGGKALSGVDVELYDEKGRVIGQGKTDNAGHAELPLPAKAEVLLAHQGEQTSMLRLNSAALDLAEFDITGPKAHPLQFFIFGPRDLYRPGEVVLLNGLLRDSDGKSVKPQPITVEVRRPDEQVSRKFVWDADATGLYQYQLQLSEEAPTGRWQLVFDLGDGKPQLYEFQVEDFLPERMALELKGSDTPLAPDAPFDVAITGRYLYGAPASGNRLNGQLYVRPLREAVPGLPGYQFGSVTEEDLKQDLEIEDSTLDANGKLDLSIDSQWAKARSPLELVLQASLQESGGRPITRRLTQPVWPADAMPGLRGLFDGEATDGDGPVEFEVLMADAQGHKLAADNLKVRLVRERRDYYWNYSDSDGWSYHFNEKFLNLSEETLSVKKDSTAKISFPVEWGPYRVEVEDPATGLISSVRFWAGYRWQDNAEGGAVRPDQVKLALDKPAYADGDTAKVTVTPPSAGKGYLLVESSEGPLWWQEIDVPAEGKTYDIPMDKKWARHDLYVSALVIRPGERKANVTPKRAVGVLHLPLDRSQRKLALTVTAPEKMRPKQPLKLKVNAKNADGTIPKSVHVLVAAVDVGILNITEYATPDPFAAMFGRKEYGADQLDIYGQLIEAGRNRLASLAFGGDAALAKGGKRPETSVTIVALQSAPVTLNEQGDAEVSVDIPDFNGELRIMAQAWTDERYGMAEAKTVVAAPLIAELSAPRFLAGGDQTKVALDLSNLSGKAQKLNVQVVAEGQLSLAEGESAKAISLNQGQRTTLQIPVKALGGFGQGAIRVTVNGLDLPGENLPAFSREWTIGVRPAYPAMLKQYRAVLKDQAWSLPEGALEAFEPAGREALLSVSSRPPLNLGEQIRALKAYPYGCLEQTTSGLYPSLYADAATLKRLGLQGESDAERKRKIELGIERLIGMQRYNGSFGLWAADGEEEYWLTAYVTDFLLRARDQGFAVPPDALKKANERLLRYLQERNQIEVNYSENADHTRFAVQAYAGLVLSRSQQAPLGALRSLFERRSDARSGLPLVQLSIALEKMGDNPRADQALLAGLAAGRKANDWLADYGSPLRDQALILSLLEENKLAPEKVEERLFTLSDQVAANRYLSTQERNSLFLAGRDLLGKPEAKWAATLTSGSNNRELSNDQPGVKLDSSVLAAPLTVQNTGGDTLYQQMTISGYPSQPPAAGGENLSISRDYLGMDGAALNLNGLKSGELVLVHLEIKAKERVPDALVVDLLPAGLEIENQNLAQSSASLEDASESVKQWRESMENAGVKHQEFRGDRYVAAVDLEGFNTVHLLYLARAVTPGVYRVPPPQVESMYRSNWQALGEAPAQLVVKGKK